The Rhea pennata isolate bPtePen1 chromosome 7, bPtePen1.pri, whole genome shotgun sequence genome contains a region encoding:
- the MYOZ1 gene encoding myozenin-1 isoform X2 has protein sequence MPQEVSKLNLGKKISIPRDVMLEELSLLTNKGSKMFKLRQLRVEKFIYENNPDAFVDNSVDHFQKFIPSGGHYGGDAHGYAQGRMVGGVTAGQHGSSKHQYPPVPPRPGSKGGPGDSEGGHAGESAGSGGGGGDGTEKDGKSGGKKVTVFKTYISPWERAMGISPQDKCQFTIDLLSYSPKADLPHYKSFNRTAMPYGGYEKAAKRMTFKVPQFEIGPLLPESIMLYNQNFSNRPSFNRTPIPWMPSGESSEYHIEVNVPRSGETEEL, from the exons ATGCCACAGGAGGTGTCCAAGCTGAATCTGGGGAAGAAGATCAGCATCCCCCGAGATGTGATGCTAGAAGAGCTTTCTCTCCTCACTAACAAAGGATCCAAGATGTTCAAATTACGTCAGCTGAGAGTGGAGAAATTCATTTATGAGAATAACCCTGACGCCTTTGTCGACAATTCTGTG GATCACTTTCAGAAGTTCATCCCATCAGGAGGGCATTATGGGGGAGATGCTCACGGCTATGCCCAAGGGCGGATGGTAGGAGGAGTAACAGCAGGGCAGCATGGCTCCAGCAAGCACCAGTATCCCCCAGTTCCACCTAGGCCTGGAAGCAAAGGAGGCCCTGGGGACAGTGAAGGGGGTCATGCTGGGGAATCAGCTGGAAGTGGTGGAGGAGGCGGCGATGGTACAGAGAAAG ATGGCAAGTCAGGAGGGAAGAAAGTCACAGTCTTTAAAACTTACATCTCCCCCTGGGAACGGGCAATGGGTATCAGCCCTCAGGACAAATGTCAGTTCACGATTGACTTACTGTCATATAGTCCCAAAGCTGATCTCCCCCATTACAAGTCTTTTAATAG GACTGCCATGCCTTATGGGGGTTATGAGAAAGCAGCCAAACGGATGACCTTCAAAGTGCCTCAGTTTGAAATTGGCCCTTTGCTTCCAGAATCTATCATGTTATATAATCAAAATTTCAGCAACAGACCCTCCTTCAACAGAACCCCAATACCTTGGATGCCTTCGGGAGAATCCTCCGAGTACCATATTGAGGTCAATGTGCCAAGGAGTGGTGAAACAGAAGAGCTATAA
- the MYOZ1 gene encoding myozenin-1 isoform X1 has product MPLAGTPAPVKRKKSTKLIGKLTHEAMPQEVSKLNLGKKISIPRDVMLEELSLLTNKGSKMFKLRQLRVEKFIYENNPDAFVDNSVDHFQKFIPSGGHYGGDAHGYAQGRMVGGVTAGQHGSSKHQYPPVPPRPGSKGGPGDSEGGHAGESAGSGGGGGDGTEKDGKSGGKKVTVFKTYISPWERAMGISPQDKCQFTIDLLSYSPKADLPHYKSFNRTAMPYGGYEKAAKRMTFKVPQFEIGPLLPESIMLYNQNFSNRPSFNRTPIPWMPSGESSEYHIEVNVPRSGETEEL; this is encoded by the exons ATGCCCCTAGCAGGGACTCCTGCTcctgttaaaaggaaaaagtccaCTAAACTCATTGGGAAGCTGACACATGAAG CCATGCCACAGGAGGTGTCCAAGCTGAATCTGGGGAAGAAGATCAGCATCCCCCGAGATGTGATGCTAGAAGAGCTTTCTCTCCTCACTAACAAAGGATCCAAGATGTTCAAATTACGTCAGCTGAGAGTGGAGAAATTCATTTATGAGAATAACCCTGACGCCTTTGTCGACAATTCTGTG GATCACTTTCAGAAGTTCATCCCATCAGGAGGGCATTATGGGGGAGATGCTCACGGCTATGCCCAAGGGCGGATGGTAGGAGGAGTAACAGCAGGGCAGCATGGCTCCAGCAAGCACCAGTATCCCCCAGTTCCACCTAGGCCTGGAAGCAAAGGAGGCCCTGGGGACAGTGAAGGGGGTCATGCTGGGGAATCAGCTGGAAGTGGTGGAGGAGGCGGCGATGGTACAGAGAAAG ATGGCAAGTCAGGAGGGAAGAAAGTCACAGTCTTTAAAACTTACATCTCCCCCTGGGAACGGGCAATGGGTATCAGCCCTCAGGACAAATGTCAGTTCACGATTGACTTACTGTCATATAGTCCCAAAGCTGATCTCCCCCATTACAAGTCTTTTAATAG GACTGCCATGCCTTATGGGGGTTATGAGAAAGCAGCCAAACGGATGACCTTCAAAGTGCCTCAGTTTGAAATTGGCCCTTTGCTTCCAGAATCTATCATGTTATATAATCAAAATTTCAGCAACAGACCCTCCTTCAACAGAACCCCAATACCTTGGATGCCTTCGGGAGAATCCTCCGAGTACCATATTGAGGTCAATGTGCCAAGGAGTGGTGAAACAGAAGAGCTATAA